In Archangium lipolyticum, the genomic stretch CGGTCCGCTCACCGTGTGGTTGGTGGGCTTCCCCTCGGGACAGGCGCTCCCTCCCGACGAGGTGCGCGAGGCACTCACCCATGGCGACATGGGGGCACTCTCGGCGCTCGCCGTCAACCGGTTCGATCTCCTCGTCAACGCGGATAAAGGGCACAATCCCGGCCCACGGTGAGACGCTTCCTCTTCACGCTCCTGGCGGTACTCGCGGCCTGCGCGAGCCCGGGCCCGCTCGAGAAGGGCGGCAAGGGCGGGCTCGTGTCCGTGAGGGTGGACGAGACGGCGCTCTCCGACGCCTATGCCCCCCGGCGCCTGGCGCTGCTGGTGGGCGTGTCGCAGTTCCAGGACTCGCAGTGGCGCAACCTGCGCTACTCCTCCAAGGACGCGGAGGATCTGGCCTCGGCGCTGAGGGATCCCGGGCGCGGTCACTTCGATCGGGTGCGCGTCCTCACCCGGCCCGAGGAGACGACCCGGACCTCCATCCTCGCCGCGCTGCGCCAGCTGCGGCAGGAGGCCACCCGGCCGGATGACGTGGTGGTGGTGTACTTCTCCGCGCACGGCACGCTGGCCCGCGACGGCACGGGCGAGCTCAAGCGATACCTGGTCACCACGGACGCGGCGTACCGGGACATTCCGCGCACGGCGCTGTCCATGGACGTGCTGAAGTCCGAGTTCGATCAGCTGCCCTCGCGCCGCCGGCTGATGGTGCTGGCCACGTGTCACAGCGGCAGCGGCAAGTCGCTGCTGCCCCGTGAGCTGGAGGCCGAGCTGGCCGGCATCAAGTCCGGCTTCTACGCGCGCCCCATCGAGGAGTCGAGCCGCGCCTCCATGGTGTTCGCCGCCTGCGACTGGGGCGAGACGGCCCGCGAGGACGAGGGGCTGCGAAACGACATCTACACCCACTTCCTCATCAACGGGCTGAACGGGGCCGCGGACCGCAATGTCGACGGTGCCGTCACCGCCACCGAGGCCCATGACTACGCGCGCCGCCGCACCTACGCCTTCACCGAGGGGCGGCAGCGGCCCTCGGCGGAGATCCTCGAGGTGGGCGCGGATCCGGTGGTGCTCTCCGGCCGGATCGACCGGATGGGCCGCCCGGAGCTCTTCTCGTACAACCCCCGGTTGGACGGCTTCACGCTGAAGGTGGATGGCGAGACGCGCACGGAGCTGCCCGGAGGCGCCGCCGTGACGCCCGGCCGCCGCACCGTGGAGCTCACCAAGGGCGACGACATCCTCATCCGCGAGGTGGTGGACATCACCGAGGGCGAGCGGCTGCCGCTCGAGCGCCTGCTGTCCCAGGCCTTCCCGCGCCGCTCGCTGACGGTGATGGGCGGCATGTTCTCCTTCGTGGACGCGCGCAGCCGCAACGAGCTGCTGCCGGCCGCGCCGGAGCTGGCGCTGGTGCTGCGGCTGGAGGAGCGCCCGCTGCCGGACCTGAGCCTCGTCCTCGACGTGAGTGGCAGCCGGGGCCGGCGCAACCTCCACCTGACGCCCGGCGGCTCCGTGCCCTTCACCTATACCTCGGTGTCATTGGGAGCCGCGGTTCCCTACACGTGGCGATGGGAGCGGTTGTCGCTCTACGCGGGGCCGCGTGTGGCCGCTCTGCTGCTTCAGCGGTCCTTCCAGACAGAGGCCTTCACCGGGGCTCAGCAGTACTTCACCTTCAGCCCGGGCGTGGTGGGTGGCGTGGTGTGGCGCCTGAGCGACCGGCTGGAGCTGGCCGCGCAGACGCAGCTGATGTTGACGTACGTGGTGGTGGATGGGCAGGGGCAGGCCGTGGGCTTCTCCGGTGGATGGGCCGGCGTGGGGTACCGCTTCTGATGCGCCAGACCGTCTACTACAGCGTGATGATGCTCCTCGCCCTCGCGGTCGGCGCGTGCGGGGGTTTCGACAACACTCCCTTCCGGACGGGCACCGTGAGGGGCCGTCTCACGGAGGCGGACCCGTCGGTGGCCATGGTGTCGCTGGTGGGCGACCCGGCGCTGCGTGCCAGCGTGGCCGAGGACGGCAGCTTCGTGCTGAAGAACGTCCCCGCGGGCCCCGTGGAGCTCTTCATCGTGGCCTCCGCGGACAAGGCGGTGCGCCTGCCGGTGCAGGTGCCCGGGGGCGGCTCGGCACAACTGGAGGACGTGGTGCCGCGAGAGGCCAGCTTCCTGGAGCTGCGCGTGAAGACGCCCTCGCGCCAGCGCGTGCCCGGCGGACAGGTCTCCGTGGAGGGCACGCCCTTCCAGGGCCTGGCGCTCGACGAGGATGGGTGTCTGAACCTGGGTCCCCTGCCGGATGGCTGCTACGGCCTCGAGATCTCCGTCCCCGGCTTCCCGGTGAAGAAGACGGACGCCTGCGTGGACGAGCGCGAGTACAGGTACCTGAAGGTCCAACTGGCCGAGCCGGACGGCGGCTTCACCACCCCTGGCTGCGCCGTCACCGGCTGCGAGCGCGGCACCCACTGCGCCGCGGATGGCCGGTGCGTGGAGTGCGCCTCGGATGAGCAGTGCGCGCCGGGCTTCTCCTGCCGGGGCGAGCGGTGCGAGGGCGCCGGTGCCCTGTGCTCCTCCTGCAATGGGGATTGGCAGTGCATGCCCGGCACGCATTGCGAGACGCTTCCCAGGGGCAACACGGCCTGCGTGACCCGGTGTGAGGGAAAGGCGCCGTGCCCGCAGGGCTTCACCTGCCAGGGGGCGAAGTGCCTGCCCCCACAGGCCCAGCTCTCGAGCTGCTTCGCCTACCGGCAGGTGGGCGCTTTCTGTGAGGGCGACGAGGGCTGCAGATCCCGGGGCATCGTCCAGGGCCTGTGCGTCGAGCAGGCCTGCACCTTCCGCTGCACCGCGGACGCCGAGTGTCCCGAGGGTTTCGCCTGCACCGACTCGGTCATGGGCTCCGTCTGCCGTCCAAGGCGGTAGGAATCACTCACAACGCGTTGTGAGAATCCGGGAAATTCTCAACACAGATACACGCGCTTTATCGCGACATTTCAAGCTTGCGATGCAAGTGCATGCGCCGGGAGGAATCTGTCCGGAACCACGAGCAGGACGTCAGGATTAGCGCTACTCTCGCCAGTCATGTGGAAGACAAACTGGCTACTCGGCATCC encodes the following:
- a CDS encoding carboxypeptidase regulatory-like domain-containing protein, whose protein sequence is MRQTVYYSVMMLLALAVGACGGFDNTPFRTGTVRGRLTEADPSVAMVSLVGDPALRASVAEDGSFVLKNVPAGPVELFIVASADKAVRLPVQVPGGGSAQLEDVVPREASFLELRVKTPSRQRVPGGQVSVEGTPFQGLALDEDGCLNLGPLPDGCYGLEISVPGFPVKKTDACVDEREYRYLKVQLAEPDGGFTTPGCAVTGCERGTHCAADGRCVECASDEQCAPGFSCRGERCEGAGALCSSCNGDWQCMPGTHCETLPRGNTACVTRCEGKAPCPQGFTCQGAKCLPPQAQLSSCFAYRQVGAFCEGDEGCRSRGIVQGLCVEQACTFRCTADAECPEGFACTDSVMGSVCRPRR
- a CDS encoding caspase family protein, which gives rise to MRRFLFTLLAVLAACASPGPLEKGGKGGLVSVRVDETALSDAYAPRRLALLVGVSQFQDSQWRNLRYSSKDAEDLASALRDPGRGHFDRVRVLTRPEETTRTSILAALRQLRQEATRPDDVVVVYFSAHGTLARDGTGELKRYLVTTDAAYRDIPRTALSMDVLKSEFDQLPSRRRLMVLATCHSGSGKSLLPRELEAELAGIKSGFYARPIEESSRASMVFAACDWGETAREDEGLRNDIYTHFLINGLNGAADRNVDGAVTATEAHDYARRRTYAFTEGRQRPSAEILEVGADPVVLSGRIDRMGRPELFSYNPRLDGFTLKVDGETRTELPGGAAVTPGRRTVELTKGDDILIREVVDITEGERLPLERLLSQAFPRRSLTVMGGMFSFVDARSRNELLPAAPELALVLRLEERPLPDLSLVLDVSGSRGRRNLHLTPGGSVPFTYTSVSLGAAVPYTWRWERLSLYAGPRVAALLLQRSFQTEAFTGAQQYFTFSPGVVGGVVWRLSDRLELAAQTQLMLTYVVVDGQGQAVGFSGGWAGVGYRF